From Myxococcales bacterium, the proteins below share one genomic window:
- a CDS encoding MMPL family transporter — protein MKELFQRTLERLVRFSERRFYAVLLLAVVFAAACLGYAKTTLQVRSDFTELLPKDSPGLKAYEHQLGRVGGGASFIFVVESPDRAANERFIDDVSARLDADVKKHKACEAACNGDDGCRRACGVNLVQYFENGTKEVQTFYRSHKWLFATKKDLEDADSTVDRQVALRTGLVENLLDEDDAGAPRDGGAGKPSVSPVPQVAKAAPKGDAGALAAAPPAPGDGGAPVDGGAPKSEKKSALGLDEMNDRWEASAKKHDDFPTGYFASQDGKTLVLRIITSAQGMGETSGDAFTVKMKALVDGLRADDAKAEKKRYDPQMVVGFAGDIPNAKAEKESIVDEAIWATVAALVCVALGIVVYFRSIVSLFVVLLPVAVGIGAAYAFATFHFGYVNTAGAFLGAIIVGNGINYPIVLLARYREFKKRMPPSVARLEAVKNAFRAELVGASVAGIAYGSLTITAFRGFSQFGAIGILGMFFVWASIVPIVPALVVAIEKVYPKFLSPPLEVALTEDEVAKLPAKTHGLIVRGLAWVTRKFPKSLVIVSIGVTLFAASKLPHYLRDPWEYNFHNLGSRGSKAAGGGGAGEWSTKADQVFQGKTDISGARIMADNAEQVPEVKAKILANDAADPKGALIQTIVTIDDFLPGTLDEQKEKLAILDRIRDHLTPKVMESLTPDERKRVEEMMPPEDLAPVERKDVPPLIRRRFEELNGTVGTLFYIQYKPNTSWSDGHTVLRIAKASDNIRLDSGVVVQTASRPTIYAEMIRSLEHDGPLATVASFLAVIVVVVLATHQLRGAASVLLALLMGVVCTMGLAAHLDVKLNFLNFVALPITFGIGCEYPFNIFDRTRLLGGAVDKAVLRSGGAVVLCSYTTIIGYGSLLISDNQALQSFGYLAVAGEIACIVMAMLFLPALLHLILAKTPIDAKVEAKADLEH, from the coding sequence ATGAAAGAGCTTTTTCAACGCACCCTCGAGCGCCTCGTGCGCTTCTCCGAGCGAAGGTTCTACGCCGTCCTTCTTTTGGCGGTCGTGTTCGCCGCGGCCTGCCTCGGCTACGCGAAGACGACGCTCCAGGTCCGAAGCGACTTCACCGAGCTCTTGCCGAAGGACAGCCCCGGCCTCAAGGCCTACGAGCACCAGCTCGGCCGTGTCGGCGGTGGTGCGTCGTTCATCTTCGTCGTCGAGTCGCCCGACAGAGCCGCCAACGAGCGTTTCATCGACGACGTCTCGGCGCGCCTCGACGCCGACGTCAAGAAGCACAAGGCCTGCGAGGCGGCGTGCAACGGCGACGACGGGTGCCGTCGCGCGTGCGGGGTGAACCTCGTCCAATACTTCGAGAACGGAACGAAGGAGGTCCAGACCTTCTACCGCTCCCACAAGTGGCTCTTCGCCACCAAGAAGGACCTCGAGGACGCCGACAGCACCGTCGACCGCCAGGTGGCCCTCCGAACGGGCCTCGTCGAGAACCTCCTCGACGAAGACGACGCCGGCGCCCCGCGGGACGGGGGAGCCGGAAAACCGAGCGTTTCCCCCGTTCCGCAGGTCGCCAAGGCCGCGCCGAAGGGAGACGCCGGCGCTCTAGCCGCTGCCCCGCCCGCGCCCGGTGACGGTGGCGCGCCCGTCGACGGCGGGGCCCCGAAGAGCGAGAAGAAGTCGGCCCTCGGCCTCGACGAGATGAACGACCGCTGGGAAGCCTCGGCGAAGAAACACGACGACTTCCCGACGGGATACTTCGCGAGCCAAGACGGCAAGACCCTCGTCCTCCGCATCATCACGAGCGCGCAGGGCATGGGCGAGACGAGCGGCGATGCCTTCACCGTGAAGATGAAGGCCCTCGTCGATGGCCTCCGCGCCGACGACGCCAAGGCCGAAAAGAAGCGCTACGACCCGCAGATGGTGGTCGGCTTCGCGGGCGACATCCCGAACGCCAAGGCCGAAAAGGAGTCCATCGTCGACGAGGCCATCTGGGCCACGGTCGCCGCGCTCGTGTGCGTCGCGCTCGGCATCGTCGTCTATTTCCGCTCGATCGTGTCGCTGTTCGTCGTGCTGCTCCCGGTCGCGGTCGGCATCGGCGCTGCCTACGCGTTCGCCACGTTCCACTTCGGCTACGTGAACACGGCGGGGGCGTTCCTCGGGGCCATCATCGTCGGCAACGGCATCAACTACCCGATCGTGCTGCTCGCGCGGTACCGCGAGTTCAAAAAGCGCATGCCCCCCTCGGTCGCGCGGCTCGAGGCGGTGAAGAACGCCTTCCGGGCCGAGCTCGTCGGCGCGAGCGTCGCGGGCATCGCGTACGGCTCGCTCACCATCACGGCCTTCCGCGGCTTCAGCCAGTTCGGCGCGATCGGCATTCTCGGGATGTTCTTCGTGTGGGCCTCCATCGTGCCGATCGTCCCGGCGCTGGTCGTCGCGATCGAGAAGGTCTACCCGAAGTTCCTGTCGCCTCCGCTCGAGGTCGCGCTCACGGAGGACGAGGTCGCGAAGCTCCCCGCGAAGACCCACGGGCTCATCGTCCGCGGGCTCGCGTGGGTGACGCGTAAGTTCCCGAAATCGCTCGTGATCGTGTCGATCGGTGTGACGCTCTTCGCGGCCTCGAAGCTGCCGCACTACCTCCGCGATCCGTGGGAGTACAACTTCCACAACCTCGGCTCGCGCGGCTCCAAGGCGGCCGGCGGGGGTGGGGCGGGGGAGTGGAGCACCAAGGCCGATCAGGTCTTCCAGGGAAAGACCGACATCTCCGGCGCGCGCATCATGGCCGACAACGCCGAGCAAGTGCCCGAGGTCAAGGCGAAGATCTTGGCGAACGACGCCGCCGATCCGAAAGGCGCGCTCATCCAGACGATCGTGACGATCGACGACTTTCTGCCGGGAACGCTCGACGAGCAGAAGGAGAAGCTCGCGATCTTGGATCGTATTCGCGACCACCTCACGCCCAAGGTCATGGAGAGCCTCACACCGGACGAGCGCAAGCGCGTCGAAGAGATGATGCCCCCCGAGGACCTCGCCCCCGTCGAGCGCAAGGACGTACCCCCGCTCATTCGCCGCCGCTTCGAGGAGCTGAACGGCACCGTAGGCACGCTCTTCTACATCCAATACAAGCCCAACACGTCCTGGAGTGACGGCCACACCGTGCTCCGCATCGCGAAGGCGTCGGACAACATCCGGCTCGACAGCGGCGTCGTGGTGCAGACCGCTTCACGGCCGACGATTTACGCCGAGATGATCCGGTCCCTCGAGCACGACGGGCCGCTCGCTACGGTCGCGTCGTTCCTGGCCGTCATCGTCGTCGTCGTGCTCGCGACGCACCAGCTCCGCGGGGCTGCGTCCGTGCTGCTCGCGCTGCTCATGGGCGTCGTATGCACGATGGGGCTCGCTGCACATCTGGACGTGAAGCTGAACTTCTTGAACTTCGTCGCCCTCCCGATCACCTTCGGCATCGGGTGCGAGTACCCGTTCAACATCTTCGATCGCACGCGCCTCTTGGGCGGAGCCGTCGACAAGGCCGTGCTGAGGTCGGGCGGCGCCGTCGTGCTCTGCTCGTACACCACGATCATCGGCTACGGGTCGCTGCTCATCTCGGACAACCAAGCCCTCCAGTCGTTCGGGTACCTGGCGGTCGCCGGCGAGATCGCCTGCATCGTCATGGCGATGCTGTTCTTGCCGGCGCTCCTCCACCTCATCCTCGCGAAGACCCCGATCGACGCGAAGGTCGAGGCGAAGGCCGACCTCGAGCACTAA
- a CDS encoding PilZ domain-containing protein: MTPQNRRSAIRKNVSVPCQIVRHEDTQVFAEITRDLSEDGMQIASDACLAVGDTVTVSFQTSDLGLWVDAGATVVRAVRGLRKGDDGPGFALRFDAIDPVKRLVVRGSLRRALPPVPKRTRRPDAARA; encoded by the coding sequence ATGACCCCCCAAAACCGCCGCTCCGCCATTCGCAAGAACGTCTCCGTGCCGTGCCAGATCGTCCGCCACGAGGACACGCAGGTCTTCGCCGAGATCACCCGAGACCTCAGCGAGGACGGTATGCAGATCGCTTCGGACGCCTGCCTCGCCGTCGGCGACACGGTCACGGTGTCGTTCCAGACGAGCGACCTCGGCCTGTGGGTCGACGCCGGCGCCACCGTGGTGCGCGCGGTCCGGGGGCTTCGCAAAGGCGACGACGGACCGGGATTTGCCCTGCGCTTCGACGCCATCGACCCCGTGAAACGGCTCGTCGTGCGTGGCTCGCTGCGGCGCGCGCTCCCGCCCGTTCCGAAGCGAACGCGCCGCCCCGACGCCGCCCGCGCCTGA